Part of the Prevotella communis genome is shown below.
TACAACCGAGCCTGCGCCAATGCTTACATTATCCCCGATTGTTACTCCTGGAAGGATGGTGACGCTGCCGCCAATCCATACATTGTTCCCGATAGTGACGGACTTTGCCCATTCCTGGCGGCTATTACGCTCCACAGGGTCAGTACTATGGCATGCAGTATAGATACTGACATTTGGACCGATGAAACAGTCGTCGCCAATGGTGACGCGGGCTTCATCGAGAACGGTGAAATTGAAATTGGCAAAGAACCGCTTTCCTATACTTATCTGCTTGCCATAGTCGCAACGGAACGGCTGGTTAATAAGATAATTATTATCAGCCACGTGGCCGAACAACTCTTTGATGATTTCCTTCATCCTTTTGGTCTCAGATGGTCGGAGCGAGTTATACTCAAAGATTTTATCCCTTGTTGCGGTTAATTCTTCCAACAACTCTTGGTCAACCGCAGAATAAATCTCGCCTTCAAGCATCTTTTCTTTCTCTGTCATATCTATCGTATTATCTTTGCTTTTTGCAGATTGTCGAAGTCATCCCAGAAATCAGCCTGCTCTTCGTCGGTGAAGCCGTTCGAGGAAAGCCCGTGAAGGATGGCATCCAAAAGCTGTACCTTCGAGACGTTCAATTCAGGGGCAACGTCGATAGGATAGGTGAGGATATCCCCCAGCGAGCCGACGTGACAGCCGGTAACGACAATGTCACCGCGAACTGCAGTTACCTGAATATGTCGGCTGTCGCCGTATTCAGGCTTCGTCTCACGTAGCTTTTGATATAGCGGATTATCGCTATACAGCTCGGAGTCGATTGAATTGATGAGTTCGCGAAGGGTCATTATAAAATAAATACTAAAGTATTGTAATTCTCGCTGCAAAGGTACAAAATAATGCGGAATTATGAGTAACTTTGCAAATCCAATTTAGAAGAATAAAATGAAAAAGATTGCTATTCCAACACGAGAGAACATGGTAGATGACCATTTCGGTCATTGTGCTTATTATACAGTAATAACCCTCGATGATGAGAATCAGGTGCAGAATACAGAACGCCTGGATTCACCAGAGGGATGTGGATGCAAGTCTAACATCGCATCTGTCATGCAGGAAATGGGCATTACCCTGATGCTCGCCGGCAACATGGGTATGGGAGCCTATAACAAACTGTCAGCCCATGGCATCACAGTTATTAGAGGCTGCCATGGCAAGGTGGATGATGTGCTCAAGTCATACCAGAACGGCGAGCTGCAGGACTCCCTGGAATCCTGCGACCATCATGACTGCAGCCACCATGAAGCCAAGCCTGTGTACATGATTTCCAAGTTTGGAAATATGCAATGAGCAGAATTGAGCGAGAAAAGCAAACTGTCCTAAAGATGATAGAGCTTTATTGCCGTCATCATCTTCATCAGAACACAATGCCAGAAGAGTATCAACATCTGGCTGACTTTGCCTGTCGCCGATTGGATCATTGCAAGTATGGCGAACAGAAAACGGCTTGCAAGAATTGCCCTACCCACTGCTATGCTCCAAAAGAGCGTGAGCAGATTCGCGAGGTGATGCGATGGGCAGGGCCAAGAATGTTCTGTTATTCACCCATTGAAGCCATTCGGCATTTAATCAATCAATGATATAAAAGCACCGTTCTGCTACTTTAAGCAGGGCGGTGTTTTTTATGGCAATGTGCCAGGATTATCTCCTGAACACATAGCCATTTGTGAAATAGTAATCATCGATGAATAAATCACGGGCGAATGCTTCGTAATCGAAGTATGATGCGAGACTTCCCATCATGTCATCCAGATTGTAGCACTCATCAACGATGTGCTCAGCGAAATCTTTTTCAGATTCCCACTGACCCATGTAGCGCTCGCGGAAGCTTTCGATGCTATCATTGCCGAAAGCATCTGAGAACTCCTCGAAGGCATCCCTGTCATCATCATCCAAACCAGAGAATTCGATGATTCTATCGAATGTATCTTCATCAATACCGCTTTCAGAGTACCAGGCACTGGGGAAACATTCATAATCCTGAAACATCAGCTCCGGATCCTCTTCATCTGCATGCAGATTGTGGCATACTTCCATGAATGTGTCATAATCACCGCACTTTACCAATGAAATCCAGGCACCGAACAAATCCCCATCATTGTATTTGCTGTATGTACCTACGTAAACAGCTGGCTCATTATCCGTGCTGTCATTCATATAATCCTCTACTGACATCTTCTGTAGAATGAGCTTACCGATTTTGTTCTCCTCCTTTTTGGCGAGGGCTTGTAATTCCATTGATTTACTGTTCTGCATAACTTATAATATTTAGATGTTTAACTTTTAGTGAAGCTCTCTGTGTAGAGCGCTTTTTACGATGCCTTGGAAATTGAGCGAGGGAAGTGCCTAAAGGCAAGGAATGGCCAGGAAATTTTATGGAATACCACCATTTTCGTGGACTCACGCAAATGATGGAAGGCTTCCGGAAAATTTCTGCAGACATCGGGAACTTGTGACCAGTACTTGCAGAGCACGGCGAGCATTAAATTTGCATCGAAAAAGTGTGGTACACAGCCCGAGAGCCTCACGTTAAACATCTATAGATATGGAGCAGAACAGATTGAATCAGGTAAAGCCCGGATAAATGATGTGGAGAACAGGTAAGCTAGGCTAGGGGAGAAAGATGTATACCTATTGTCAATATGACGCAAGGATATGCCCAGCTATAGATAACAAAAGCAAAAATGATGGGGAGGAAGTTCAGGGCCTTCTCGTGCTTGTGCGTGTGATACTCAGATGGATGCACAAAAGCGCACTAACCTATAAAGAAGGATTTAGGAGACTGATATTCAGGTAATTATGTGTTCTAGATGCCTGCACAAAACGGTATTATATTTGTGCAAATGATATATTCTTTGTGCATATCTAATTATTTGTGCAGGATTTGTGCAGCGTCGAGCAGGAGTTGTGCAGATTCAGCAGGATTTGTGTAACGTGGGAAAGCCTGTGTAGATGGGCGTTTCGAGAGATTTGTGATTCCTTGTGCTTTGTTGTGCGCAATACGCCTCGTGCGCGCGCGAGGCAAAGCCCAGACGCAAGGCTTGAAAAAAAAAGCCCAGACGCTTCACAGCGGCCGGGTCTCGAGAGGTAACCACAAACGCTTCACAGCGGTTATGGTTCAGGGGAAATCCCTAGACGCTTCACAGCGGTCGGGATTGGGGAACGATAGTTCAATAACTAAAACAATAACGATGCATAATACACAATACATTAAAAAAACTCGGGCTCCGTGACCTTAGGCTTGGACGCCTGTTCCTCTTCCTTCTCGATACGGTCTGCTTCAAGGGAAGAGAATCGCTCCAGATGCAGTCCGTAGCGGTTCTGCAGCACTTCATAGTCGAAACAGAGGAAGCGGTCGAACTTATATATGTTGTTAGAGCGGATAATCGGTCTATTCTTGCTGTCATACAACTGGTTGCCCTTAGAATCCTTGGCGGGTTCTGGCACCTGTTCGGGATAGCCGTCCTTCATGGAAACGTACCGCTCAGACGGCTTGACGCCGAGATAGGCACTACCTGTAGTCAGGTAATAGCGTATCGAGTCGCGGTCCATGATAATCTTCTTCTCACCCTCACGCTGAGCCAGCTGCTTGTACTGTGACACGAAGTTGGCCAGGCGGAGCATGAGAATGGGGTGCTTCTCCTTGAATTCCCGCTGACCCTTGTCCGTCTTCAGGCGCAGAACGTACTTTACCTTGAAGTCAGAGTCAGCATAGATCTTGCCCTGGTCATAAAGGGTAGAAAGAGCGTTCCAAAGGTTGCCCAGCTCATTGTTCGAAGTCACCTCGCCGCTCTGACGCTTGATACCCTCGATGCAGAGAGATTTCATCTCCTCGTAGTCGAACGGCAGACCGAGGGGAACACGCAGTACCTTGTAAGTGGCCAGGAGCATAGCCCAGTTGCGCCAAAGACGGTCCTCGATGTTATCCCCATCAATGAGGTCACAAACCTCGTTGCACACCTCATTGTACGTATCATAGAAAGAACTCTCGAAGTTCGCACGATGCGCCAGAATCTGCATGGTGAGGTGCTGCAGCCCCAGCTTTCGGATGTCCGAAAGATGGTTGAACTTATCCTTCGCCTCCCGGTCATGCACCGTGATGGCCGTGGGAAGGTAAATCATACGCGTGAACATAGCGATATCCAGCGTCGGCATCTCCTGACCGCAGACGATGACACCACAGTCAACAGGCGTGCGCTCAATCTTCTTTCCCCGGTCCATATCCATACGCGCACGTCCCACACCGTCATAGGCACCCTTGATTATCTCAATGATACGCATATCCAGCGTGTTCTTATACTCGTCCAGCAGCACCAGCGAATTCGCCGACGTCGACAGCACCTGAGAGAGAGAGGGCGGGGTAGTGTTGCGCAGGTTAAACGGCTTGTCACCGATGGTCAGGAAACGCATGAGGGTGATTCCCAGCTCCGTCTTACCGCTACCCTTCGGCCCAAAGAGATTCAGGATGGGGAAGTTCACCGTATATGAGGTGATGATGTCACGGTGCAGCGATGCCAGAAGATAGCAGATGGCTATCTTCGCGTTGTCACCGAAGACCTCGGCCATCAGTCGTGCGATGTCAGGAAAGGAAATGCTGGAATGCGTCTCAGGATAGATAAACTGCCGCTCAAAAGTGAAATAGCTAGTATCCTTCGCATATATCTCAGATGCGCCCTGCAGATAATAGTTGTCCAGACGCTTGTCAGCATCATGAAGATGGACGATACCCATGGAATCTGCAGGATACCACTCGTCGTCGAAGATACAGCCGTTGCCAAAAGCCCAGAAACCGCTGCGCTGCCAACCATATTGATGAATGAGGATGGCCGTCTCGGTCTGGTCAAAGAGATAACACTTCAGCTTTGTCAGTTCAGACATTGAAACTTTCCAGATGAAGTTGCCAATTGACTCCACCTTCACCATGAACTTCTGCAGGGAAACCAGTTCCTCCGCGCTCAGCTCAAGGATCCTGGTCGTATTGTCGATGTTGGTAATCTCATACAGACGTCGGGAATCATCCACACCGATGACGTGATAGAGCGGTTTCATGCGGAAATTAGACCACTGCTTCTCGTTGCCGTTCTCATCACGACTCCAGTAACAGTTGTGCTGCTCATAGAAACCATACTTCAGAAGGTCGATGCCCGACTTCTTCTGCGTGGCCTTCGCCTTCTCCTCAGCCCTGCGGAGCTTCGCCTCGTTGACAGCATTGCGCCATAAGGCCTTGTGACCGTTGTGCTGCTTTATCAATGCGTCAAGAAGCGCTTTCTGCGTGTACTCATCCTGCTCCAGAATCAGCGTATCACAGATATTCTTCACGGCATCCGAAATGGTCGTCTCGGTAACAGAAGCATCCTCCGTACTCGGGAACGTCTTGCCTGCCATCCAAATGATGAAGTCTTGCTCAGGGATAGAGCGAAGCTGGTCAAGCGTCTGCAGATAACTGTCTGCGTCCTGCTTGTACTTGTGGGCGACTCCTTTCTCGTCTGTCTCTTCACGCTGCGGAATCTCCTTCACCTTGACACGGAAACCATTCTCCATGGCAATACGTCCGTTTTTCAGCACCGCCTTAATGCCAGGCTCGTCGGCATCGGGAATGAATATCAACTTCGGATGGAAACGCTTCAACTGCTGCAGCTGCTCCTTGGTCAAGGCCGTCCCCAAAGGAGCAACTGTGTTTAATGCGCCTATCTGCTGCATCTTCAGTACGTCTGGGCCACCTTCGACAATATAGAACGCTTCCTCCCTGGCACCCACCTTCATGGCCGTATCCAGTCCGAAGAGCACCTCAGACTTATGGAATACCAGACTGTCCCTGCCGTTGATATATTTCTGCTTGTCCTTATCGTCGGAGAGCGTCCGCGCCGTATAACTGATGACCTGGTGCCACTTGTTGCGGACAGGAATCATCAGACGGTCGCGATAGAACGCATATTCCCACTTTTCCTCCTCGTCCTCAGCAATGAGGCCTGCACGCTTACATAACTCCCAGCTCAGACCCGTCTTCTTGATAAAGTCAAAAAACTCCTGGCTACGCCTTGGCGCATAACCGAGCCCCATGTCCCTGACTGTCTCTTCGTTCCATCGATGCAGCGCGTATCCTAATGCAGCCTTAGCCTCCGGCGTGTCACTAAACAGACAGTCAACATAGAACTTCTGGACACGCTCATAGATGACCTGCATAGACTCCTTGTCGCGCTGGTCCTGAATCTCCTTTGGAGTGAGCTCCTTCTTCTCTTCCTCCAGGTCAATGTGATACTTATCTGCTATCTTGTGACAAGCCTCGTTGAAACTGATATTCTCATGCTCCATGAGAAAGGTAATCGGTGCACCACCTTTGCCGCAAACGAAGCAATGGCAGATGTTTTTCTCAGGACTGACATAGAATGAAGGATTCTTGTCGCTGTGAAACGGACACAAGCCCTTATAATTGACTCCAGCCTTCTTCAGCGTGACGTATTCAGACACGATATCATGGATTGACTGGCTGTTGAGCTTGTCTATAATTCTGTCTTTTATCATGATTTATGCTTTTTGATGGCTGCAAAAGTACCATGTTGGTTTAGCCTTTTAAAAGACTGCAGGGCCGGTATCTTTTTACCTTTAGGTCGGTCCATGCCGGTTCCTGGCAGTCCTCTATTCTTTTTTGCCATAACTGCATCAATTTGCGACACCTGTAATACGAGCGGGGAACGGAAACAACTTCCCGCTCGCCAGTCATACGATTGACAGCAGTTATGACATACCGTTTCACTTTATTTCTACATATGATGCATCTATTTGACACATCTGATTCAGGAAATATGCAAAGGCCTTCAACTGAATCTCACTGTCGAAACTCATGGTCTCAGTAAAGCCATCGTCTCTTCTGCAGAATGACAATTCTATAGTCCCGTATTCTGTGGTCTCTTTTTTAATGATTGTCCTCGCCATCGTCAGTCAACTCTGTA
Proteins encoded:
- a CDS encoding sugar O-acetyltransferase; its protein translation is MTEKEKMLEGEIYSAVDQELLEELTATRDKIFEYNSLRPSETKRMKEIIKELFGHVADNNYLINQPFRCDYGKQISIGKRFFANFNFTVLDEARVTIGDDCFIGPNVSIYTACHSTDPVERNSRQEWAKSVTIGNNVWIGGSVTILPGVTIGDNVSIGAGSVVVKDIPSNSVAVGNPCKVIKKV
- a CDS encoding antirestriction protein ArdA is translated as MELQALAKKEENKIGKLILQKMSVEDYMNDSTDNEPAVYVGTYSKYNDGDLFGAWISLVKCGDYDTFMEVCHNLHADEEDPELMFQDYECFPSAWYSESGIDEDTFDRIIEFSGLDDDDRDAFEEFSDAFGNDSIESFRERYMGQWESEKDFAEHIVDECYNLDDMMGSLASYFDYEAFARDLFIDDYYFTNGYVFRR
- a CDS encoding NifB/NifX family molybdenum-iron cluster-binding protein; this translates as MKKIAIPTRENMVDDHFGHCAYYTVITLDDENQVQNTERLDSPEGCGCKSNIASVMQEMGITLMLAGNMGMGAYNKLSAHGITVIRGCHGKVDDVLKSYQNGELQDSLESCDHHDCSHHEAKPVYMISKFGNMQ
- a CDS encoding nitrous oxide-stimulated promoter family protein; the protein is MSRIEREKQTVLKMIELYCRHHLHQNTMPEEYQHLADFACRRLDHCKYGEQKTACKNCPTHCYAPKEREQIREVMRWAGPRMFCYSPIEAIRHLINQ
- the dnaG gene encoding DNA primase; the encoded protein is MIKDRIIDKLNSQSIHDIVSEYVTLKKAGVNYKGLCPFHSDKNPSFYVSPEKNICHCFVCGKGGAPITFLMEHENISFNEACHKIADKYHIDLEEEKKELTPKEIQDQRDKESMQVIYERVQKFYVDCLFSDTPEAKAALGYALHRWNEETVRDMGLGYAPRRSQEFFDFIKKTGLSWELCKRAGLIAEDEEEKWEYAFYRDRLMIPVRNKWHQVISYTARTLSDDKDKQKYINGRDSLVFHKSEVLFGLDTAMKVGAREEAFYIVEGGPDVLKMQQIGALNTVAPLGTALTKEQLQQLKRFHPKLIFIPDADEPGIKAVLKNGRIAMENGFRVKVKEIPQREETDEKGVAHKYKQDADSYLQTLDQLRSIPEQDFIIWMAGKTFPSTEDASVTETTISDAVKNICDTLILEQDEYTQKALLDALIKQHNGHKALWRNAVNEAKLRRAEEKAKATQKKSGIDLLKYGFYEQHNCYWSRDENGNEKQWSNFRMKPLYHVIGVDDSRRLYEITNIDNTTRILELSAEELVSLQKFMVKVESIGNFIWKVSMSELTKLKCYLFDQTETAILIHQYGWQRSGFWAFGNGCIFDDEWYPADSMGIVHLHDADKRLDNYYLQGASEIYAKDTSYFTFERQFIYPETHSSISFPDIARLMAEVFGDNAKIAICYLLASLHRDIITSYTVNFPILNLFGPKGSGKTELGITLMRFLTIGDKPFNLRNTTPPSLSQVLSTSANSLVLLDEYKNTLDMRIIEIIKGAYDGVGRARMDMDRGKKIERTPVDCGVIVCGQEMPTLDIAMFTRMIYLPTAITVHDREAKDKFNHLSDIRKLGLQHLTMQILAHRANFESSFYDTYNEVCNEVCDLIDGDNIEDRLWRNWAMLLATYKVLRVPLGLPFDYEEMKSLCIEGIKRQSGEVTSNNELGNLWNALSTLYDQGKIYADSDFKVKYVLRLKTDKGQREFKEKHPILMLRLANFVSQYKQLAQREGEKKIIMDRDSIRYYLTTGSAYLGVKPSERYVSMKDGYPEQVPEPAKDSKGNQLYDSKNRPIIRSNNIYKFDRFLCFDYEVLQNRYGLHLERFSSLEADRIEKEEEQASKPKVTEPEFF